The proteins below are encoded in one region of Ostrea edulis chromosome 3, xbOstEdul1.1, whole genome shotgun sequence:
- the LOC125674591 gene encoding uncharacterized protein LOC125674591 isoform X1 — protein sequence MTRQRGTVFAIVACASFLLQIKWLEGKQCTASIPTLNNVAQCPNTAEAWLNAASRKRCDAIAETQTCVSDPAKFVYHCLVNQWLNGTVEVCAPNWILTGYCGYYDTVIGKIVNDVKKDCTLFNEPCPTRYNSSEAYKYQECYRVTKNRNGCGIERDCKSSSEESYLKWMIVAFLLAVVFLVACIITCWKSKKYKYEVRENSHNGIQYQREEEVTINNGTPNGPDHVDRVEAFCQDPEISDGLGELLIGREIDYHGNLPRQTCGSGSSSVIHSDLLDTATSDALDTDKEDRSLSTSLPGVQETRNTRRKRRRKKKNKHHIDDFRVKGSGKTK from the exons ATTAAATGGTTGGAAGGTAAACAATGTACTGCATCAATTCCAACTTTAAACAATGTTGCACAGTGTCCGAATACTGCAGAGGCGTGGCTAAATGCAGCAAGCCGTAAACGATGTGACGCGATAGCAGAGACACAAACCTGTGTCTCTGACCCTGCAAAGTTTGTCTACCATTGCTTGGTAAATCAGTGGCTGAATGGAACGGTGGAAGTATGTGCTCCAAACTGGATTTTAACAG GATATTGCGGATATTACGACACAGTGATCGGCAAAATTGTCAACGATGTTAAGAAAGACTGCACACTGTTCAATGAACCGTGCCCGACTAGATATAACTCCTCAGAGGCGTACAAAT ACCAAGAATGTTATCGAGTGACAAAGAATAGGAATGGCTGTGGTATTGAGAGGGATTGTAAAAG CAGTTCAGAAGAATCGTACTTAAAATGGATGATAGTGGCTTTCCTGCTTGCCGTAGTGTTCCTCGTCGCGTGTATTATCACTTGCTGGAAGTCAAAGAAAT ATAAATATGAAGTTCGTGAGAATTCCCATAACG GAATACAGTATCAACGTGAAGAGGAGGTGACTATTAATAACGGAACACCAAACG GGCCTGACCATGTTGACCGTGTGGAGGCTTTTTGTCAAGATCCGGAGATCAGTGATGG GCTCGGCGAGCTGTTGATTGGAAGAG aaaTTGACTATCACGGAAATCTGCCTAGGCAGACTTGTGGCAG tggAAGCTCATCTGTTATACACTCAG ACCTCCTTGACACGGCCACTTCAGATGCGTTAGACACCGATAAAGAAGATAGGTCTTTATCCACGAG CCTTCCTGGTGTACAAGAGACTAGAA ACACCAGAAGGAAAAGAAGAAGGAAGAAGAAAAACAAGCACCATATAG ATGATTTTCGCGTTAAGGGAAGTGGAAAGACGAAGTAA
- the LOC125674591 gene encoding uncharacterized protein LOC125674591 isoform X2 has product MTRQRGTVFAIVACASFLLQIKWLEGKQCTASIPTLNNVAQCPNTAEAWLNAASRKRCDAIAETQTCVSDPAKFVYHCLVNQWLNGTVEVCAPNWILTGYCGYYDTVIGKIVNDVKKDCTLFNEPCPTRYNSSEAYKYQECYRVTKNRNGCGIERDCKSSEESYLKWMIVAFLLAVVFLVACIITCWKSKKYKYEVRENSHNGIQYQREEEVTINNGTPNGPDHVDRVEAFCQDPEISDGLGELLIGREIDYHGNLPRQTCGSGSSSVIHSDLLDTATSDALDTDKEDRSLSTSLPGVQETRNTRRKRRRKKKNKHHIDDFRVKGSGKTK; this is encoded by the exons ATTAAATGGTTGGAAGGTAAACAATGTACTGCATCAATTCCAACTTTAAACAATGTTGCACAGTGTCCGAATACTGCAGAGGCGTGGCTAAATGCAGCAAGCCGTAAACGATGTGACGCGATAGCAGAGACACAAACCTGTGTCTCTGACCCTGCAAAGTTTGTCTACCATTGCTTGGTAAATCAGTGGCTGAATGGAACGGTGGAAGTATGTGCTCCAAACTGGATTTTAACAG GATATTGCGGATATTACGACACAGTGATCGGCAAAATTGTCAACGATGTTAAGAAAGACTGCACACTGTTCAATGAACCGTGCCCGACTAGATATAACTCCTCAGAGGCGTACAAAT ACCAAGAATGTTATCGAGTGACAAAGAATAGGAATGGCTGTGGTATTGAGAGGGATTGTAAAAG TTCAGAAGAATCGTACTTAAAATGGATGATAGTGGCTTTCCTGCTTGCCGTAGTGTTCCTCGTCGCGTGTATTATCACTTGCTGGAAGTCAAAGAAAT ATAAATATGAAGTTCGTGAGAATTCCCATAACG GAATACAGTATCAACGTGAAGAGGAGGTGACTATTAATAACGGAACACCAAACG GGCCTGACCATGTTGACCGTGTGGAGGCTTTTTGTCAAGATCCGGAGATCAGTGATGG GCTCGGCGAGCTGTTGATTGGAAGAG aaaTTGACTATCACGGAAATCTGCCTAGGCAGACTTGTGGCAG tggAAGCTCATCTGTTATACACTCAG ACCTCCTTGACACGGCCACTTCAGATGCGTTAGACACCGATAAAGAAGATAGGTCTTTATCCACGAG CCTTCCTGGTGTACAAGAGACTAGAA ACACCAGAAGGAAAAGAAGAAGGAAGAAGAAAAACAAGCACCATATAG ATGATTTTCGCGTTAAGGGAAGTGGAAAGACGAAGTAA